The DNA region attaaaataaaataaaaatacatttttaaatttttgaaaaaaattacaaaGTTATTCAATgacaaatgttttcttttttaaataaaaattaaatagatTTTGTGATCAAATGTTCCTCAACACAAACAGTGAGATAAACACTCATTATGCAATGTTAATTTTTATGAACAAGCTTTTCATCCACAGTTGTATTTTTAGACTCTGATTATCCTTCATTATCAAGTCACTTAATTATAGCGACTGTTGTCCTGTTTCTTTAGATGTATGTATTATTCTTCACCTTCCCCCTAAATGCATGTCTAGATCTATAGAAGCCTGAGACTTCACACGCAGGTTCAGTCCTCTCATTAGACTAAAGCATTAAGTGCAGGACTAGACAAGTGCTTTTACCATGGATACACGTGCATAAAGATCCATCTCCCTTACGCCGTTCAGCATGAGCTTGCATTAAGCAGCTACTGACACAGAATGAAAGCACCACACATAATCAGATACAACGAGCACGGCTAAAACAACAGTAACCTTCTCACCTTACCTTCCAGTCAAGGCTATGGTGAAAATAATGCCAAAAACAGTTGCTGAGTTGTTCTACAACCACAGCATGTCACGAAGCCAAAGCGTGTGTTTCTGTGTTCATGATGCTGCCCAGTCGCAGAGCCTTTTCTTGTTGTCATGGAAACAGGCATCCAGATCCTGGGCTGCTTCCCATCACATgttcataaaacattcttccataAAGCTAATATACTGTTTTAGGAGGATGAGGAGATGGGATTATGGCTTGGCTGCTGGCTGTCATTATATATGTCAACCGTAACTGTGTTATTTAACGAGAGCATCTGGCTCACTCATTATCAAATCCTTCCACACATGGCAAGATTTTACAAGGATGCACACATTAGACTAACATGGGTATTATTTGTTGCAAAGGAGAAACATCATTGCATTGAAATGGaaagaacataaaataaaaagagaggaaaaaaataCAAGCATGTCAACAAAGAAGGCGTCAATCAGAATGAATGGTATCATAGACCTTAAGAAATTtgtgttattattataataacaacaacaacaacaacaactcaaATCTATGTGAAGTGTTAGGAAATTTGTTCTTGTGAATAAGAAAGAAGTAACAGTTCAATAGCATAGGTACTGCaagaaaataaatatatgtttCAGTGAAACGATTTAATCACATTTTATAAAAGgagattaaaaacaaattaaatattccCAATTTTAAGGAATAAGAACAAGAATTCCCCAaagtgaataaatgaataaattgggggaaatatattttttggtcataaaataaataaataaataaatacataaataaataaataagtacagtgctttttaaaaatataattttgattttaaacaAATTGGtagaaaatatattcacataaatatattttgaaatatatttaagctaatgtatttttttgtatttttttcccaGTGAATACTGTCAAAACATGGGTATtgcaaaataacaataaaataaaaaattaaataaagatgttaACTTCTGAATTTATTTTACTCTCAAAATTTAAACACCATTATAAAATTATTGCGGCTCAAAAATTTGTGGCTTTTCCATTTTTCCAGTTTTTAATGCCTGCATTTGAAGGCATGTGTAGCTTGACAGGAGAAGGGCGATTGTACTGTTAAACCACGCCCAGCTTCTTACTATTCAGAAGGCGAATCTGCGAATTACGCTAGtgtaatgaatattaattaggatATTGTGACGTTTCATTTGTAACTGGAGCGCGGAGACGCGtcaaataattaatattcatgagtcaTCGCTATTGTGTCAAAAACCACGCCCACCCTTCACTGTTCAGGGCGTACTTCCAATAAAGCTTCCGCAGTTTGAACCATCATGGCAGCCGGCAAAGCGTCCTTGGTGGCGCTTGGACTTCAGTTCTGTGTAAAAAACAAGCTTCTGCCGAAGTCAGCTTTGCCTGGTATTGTCAGCTGTATTAAAAGAGGTAAGGGCTTTCAATGACACTTGAATGTCAGGAATTTTTCTGTGATAAATGTCATCATGTTCGCCTTTGACACTGACATTCTGACAAGACGAGAACACCCAGTATGTTAGGCTCTAGATATAAAAGgagaaatgttaaataaataaagcgaAATGTGTTTATACTAAGGTATAAGATGTTTTTCTTaggtttctttttttctctttcgtgTTAGTGTTAAAATATGTATTGTCATAATACATTCATAGTCTTATATAATAGAATTTTAGTTCGTAACAGAGAGTTTACATCTTTTTTTGTTGATCTAGACTCTATATTCAGATATAACCGAGATATAACCATTGTGACAACAAGCCCCGGGGTCCCCGACATTAAACAGCTGTTACATAAGAAGGAAGGTagcgcattacaagtaacgcaagttacgtaatatattactttttccaagtaactagtaaagtaacgcattactttttaaaatatgtaacgccagttaccccccccccccccatttatttattgattaaaagctctcctgtccccatgttgagagaaattgtgtgtaagatgttactttagttctagaaaaAATCTGATCATGCATTAATTCatttcactcactaaaaaacagatacagtattcctcaaaatgaataaaacagtgAATTTCAACGCAAACTTGCAATaactaaatatgttaaataatacaaatatcctttatgtatttaaatcccattttattaaccagtgtctttgctgctgaccaaTGATGacccaattcatccatactaataagaaaaaatgctctagataatctaacatttgttttatttatttatttatttttttattgctgtagtattgacattttttcttctgcggtctactgtacagaggtgaatttacttttctctaagcctgaagcttttggtgtgaaaagatttgccaaaaatatacctttttatattaaaaacaaacaagcaagccctgcccagatttaaaaggtaatgcaaaagatttaaaaggtaatgcaaaagtaacctaatgcattactttccataaaaagtaactaagtaatggaattagttagttacttttttagggtgtatctcaatattgtaatgcattacttttaaaagtaacattccccAACACTAATAGTGGTCTTTCAGTACTTACAAATAATTATGTGAAATAGAAATGTACATGTTGGATAAAGCGCAGTCATACAGATCTTGTTCAGTACAAGCATTCCAAGCAGTCATCTCGATTTCATTAAACTCTATTGTGTCTTGCAGGTCTTGCCACAAGCGTGTTGTCTCAGCCCGTTGAAGTTCCCAGTGCCACAACCTCTCCAAGCAGCAGTTTTAGCGGACCGTTGGAACATTACGACAGCCTTATTCGAGATGGACAGTTACGAGAAGATCTGCAACAGAGGCTTGTTTTGGAAAAACTGGATCAGATGCAGAAGAATCTTCGAGGGTACAGCAATGAACGCTCAACGCTTTTCTCAAAGGTAAACAACACAAAGTTTTGTGGCCTAAAGCAGCCAAAATATAGCCTGCAGATTTCAAAGTGTGCTTTTAACCAATTCTGATTTCTTTTATCTCCACGACAGTTCTTTTCCAAGAGAAAGCCACCAAAAGGTTATTACATATTTGGAGATGTTGGTAAGTTCTGTGGCATGATGTTGAGGCTCAGTCATACTTTGTTATTCTGTTATCGAAATTAACTGCTTAGTTCTGTtatcaatgcattttttttcaggCACAGGAAAAACTATGGTTATGGACATGTTTTATGATCACGTAGAGACAGCGAGGAAAAAGAGGGTTCATTTTCATGGATTCATGTTGGATGTACACAAACGTAAGTTTGCTATGATTCATGTTTTAGTTCAGATTTGTCTTttttatgtacactaccagtcaaaagtttttgaacagtaagaattttaatgtttttaaaagaagtctcttctctctcttttttttcagttttctttgataaatagagaGTATATAAATGTCTATATCATTACATTTgaacaatttaaaacatccttgataaataaaagcattaatttctatcatttctgtcccctatatatatacacacacacacacacacacacacacacacacacacacacacacacactggggaAAGATTTTATCTCCAAGaaacaaaagcttttaatttcatataaatgctacgttttggatctttccattcagaatcctgaataaatgtacttaactgttttacatattgatgatgataataataataatagtaaaaatgtttcttgaacagcagatcagcatattagaatgatttctgaaggatcatgtgaccctgaggactagagtaattatgctgaaaatttatctttgatcacaggaataaattacattttaaaatatattccaatagaaaacagctaaaatagtaaaaatatttcagttttttttttattactgtattttggattagcaggcttgttgagcagaaaatccttaaaaatatatatatttaaaatcttactgttcaaaaagtttgactgtttaactattaatttaatttaattttatgacTACCTCATTACATTTGGTAAATAGACCACCAACGCAACACATTTTCTCACCAACAGACTATTATTTTTCTTTGTTGTCTAATTTGCGCACCATTTATCTGTCTTTTAAGCTTAACCTAGAAATTGGCTTAAAGTGTGTTATTTAATTTCTGAGTTACTGAAATATTCCCAAAAATAACCCATATATTAATTCGGTTTCTGTATGTGGATTATAAACAGATTGCAAGATTAGTAAAGTTGACATTATTTGTCTTACTCAGATAGACTCATGTTTATATAGGAATCCATCGGCTCAAGCAAAGTTTGCCCAAGAGAAAAGTGGGAAAAATGGCGAAAGCTTACGATCCTATCGCACCGGTTGCTGAAGAAATCAGTGAGGAGGCCTCCCTTCTGTGTTTTGATGAGTTTCAGGTGACCGTTTTAGTCTGTATTTGTGTAGTTGCAATCTAATCAAGCTACGAAACAGTGTACTGAGATCTGCTTCGGTTATCTTTTAAGTTCATACAGTAACAATCAAACCAGTACAGAGAATAATCAATATTGATTTTTAAGATTTCTGAAACTTTTTCTGTTCATCAGGTCACTGATATTGCAGATGCCATGATTCTTAAGCAACTCTTTGAGAACCTGTTCCTGAATGGAGTTGTAGTTGTTGCCACGTCCAACCGGCCTCCGGATGGTAAgaagcagtgttttttttttttttttctctcagtgtGACCAGCAGAGACTTGCAGCAATAAAAACTATTTATAAAACTTGTATAAAAGTAAATGCTGTTTCAGTTTTTCTAATTCACCcagccacaaaaatgaaaattaccccatgatttactcactttcAAGCCATCCTGtgttcttctttcagatgaatacagttgGAGTTTTACTAAAAATaccctggctcttctaagctttataatggcag from Garra rufa chromosome 21, GarRuf1.0, whole genome shotgun sequence includes:
- the afg1la gene encoding AFG1 like ATPase a, coding for MAAGKASLVALGLQFCVKNKLLPKSALPGIVSCIKRGLATSVLSQPVEVPSATTSPSSSFSGPLEHYDSLIRDGQLREDLQQRLVLEKLDQMQKNLRGYSNERSTLFSKFFSKRKPPKGYYIFGDVGTGKTMVMDMFYDHVETARKKRVHFHGFMLDVHKRIHRLKQSLPKRKVGKMAKAYDPIAPVAEEISEEASLLCFDEFQVTDIADAMILKQLFENLFLNGVVVVATSNRPPDDLYKNGLQRVNFVPFIAVLKEYCQTLRLDSGIDYRRRNRPAAGKLFYLSSEPDVDATLDKLFDEMAFKQNDITRPRSLKVHGRILTLNKACGTIADCTFEELCDRPIGASDYLEMSAVFDTIFIRNIPLLTLNKKTQARRFITLIDALYEHKVRVVLQAETSLDELFVHEHHDDHDPHDTHVLLDDLGISRDAGSSLAIFTGEEEVFAFQRTVSRLTEMQTEEYWVAGDRSSK